The nucleotide sequence TGAACTCGGGCGCGGTCTCCGCGCCCTTCTCGGCGGCGCTCGACGCCGAAGTGATCATCGTCATCGGCGCCAACCCGACCGTGAACCACCCGGTCGCCGCGACCTTCCTCAAGAACGCGGTCAAGCAGCGCGGCGCCAAGCTGATCATCATGGATCCGCGGCGCCAGACGCTCTCGCGCCACGCCTACCGGCACCTCGCCTTCCGGAACGGCACCGACGTGGCGATGCTCAACGCGATGCTCAACGTCATCGTGGAGGAAGGTCTCTACGACGAGCAGTACATCGCCGGATACACGGAGAACTTCGAGGCGCTGAAGGAGAAGATCGTCGACTTCACGCCGGAGAAGATGGCGCCGGTCTGCGGTATCGACGCCGAGACCCTGCGGGAGGTCGCACGGCTCTACGCACGGGCCAAGTCCTCGATCATCTTCTGGGGCATGGGCGTCAGCCAGCACGTTCACGGCACGGACAATTCCCGCTGCCTGATCGCGCTCGCGCTGATCACCGGGCAGATCGGACGCCCGGGCACGGGCCTGCACCCGCTGCGTGGCCAGAACAACGTGCAGGGCGCCTCCGACGCCGGCCTGATCCCGATGGTCTACCCGGACTACCAGTCCGTCGAGAAGGCGGCGGTGCGCGAGCTCTTCGAGGAGTTCTGGGGCCAGTCCCTCGACCCGCAGCGGGGGCTCACCGTCGTCGAGATCATGCGGGCGATCCATGCGGGCGAGATCCGCGGCATGTTCGTCGAGGGCGAGAACCCGGCGATGTCCGATCCAGACCTCAACCACGCCCGGCACGCGCTCGCGATGCTCGATCACCTCGTGGTGCAGGACCTGTTCCTCACCGAGACGGCCTTCCACGCCGACGTGGTGCTGCCGGCCTCCGCCTTCGCCGAGAAGGCGGGCAGCTTCACCAACACCGACCGGCGCGTGCAGATCGCCCAGCCCGTCGTCGCCCCGCCCGGCGACGCGCGCCAGGACTGGTGGATCATCCAGGAGCTGGCCCGGCGCATGGGCCTGCCCTGGAGCTACGGGGGACCGGCCGACATCTTCACCGAGATGGCGCAGGTGATGCCCTCGCTCGCCAACATCACCTGGGAGCGGCTGGAGCGCGAGGGCGCGGTGACCTACCCGGTCGACGCGCCCGACCAGCCCGGCAACGAGATCATCTTCTACGCCGGCTTTCCGACCGAGAGCGGCCGGGCCAAGATCGTGCCGGCCGCCATCGTGCCGCCGGACGAGGTGCCGGACGCCGAGTTCCCGATGGTGCTCTCGACGGGGCGCGTGCTGGAGCACTGGCACACCGGCTCGATGACCCGGCGGGCGGGCGTGCTCGACGCGCTCGAACCCGAGGCCGTGGCCTTCATGGCGCCCAAGGAACTCTACCGCCTCGGGCTGGAGCCGGGCGACACGATGCGGCTGGAGACGCGCCGTGGCGCCGTCGAGCTGAAGGTGCGCTCGGACCGCGACGTGCCGGCGGGCATGATCTTCATGCCCTTCTGCTACGCGGAGGCCGCGGCCAACCTGCTGACGAACCCGGCGCTCGACCCGATGGGCAAGATTCCGGAGTTCAAGTTCTGCGCGGCGCGGGTGACACCGGTCCCGCCGATATCCGTCGCCGCCGAGTGACCTCCGGCCGGTCCGCCACGCGGCCGGCGGCACGCCTCGACGTGCCGCCGGGCCCCGACGCTCGACAGCTTGATACCGGCGCGCGGGCAGAGCCGATCCGGTCAACCGGCAACGGTGTCGGGCGCCGATCCCAGGGCTGAGTGCCGGAAGGCTGGTTTTGCCGGCCTCACGCCTCCGCGAGCGCCACGGCGCGGGCGGCCGGCAGGTTCTGTCGCAGCTCGCGCGTCACCGAAGTCGATGCCGCCACCGTGCCGAGATTGGCGAAGGTCTCGTGGTTCTTCTCGATGGCGGAGAGGTCGTAGAGGTAGTTGACCATCAGCCCGTGGGACTGCCTCAGCCCCTTGCGCGAGACGTCGCCCAGGAAGTTGATGCGCTCCAGCCGCGCGCCGTTGCCGAGATGGAAGCGGGCGACCGGGTCGATGGGCCGGCCGCGCGGGTTCTTGGCGCGCAGGAAGTAGGCGGCCGCCGCCGGGATCAGGGCCTTGCGCACCGCGTCGGACTTCGCCTTGTCGGCGCACCAATCGGGCTCGTCGAGGAGCCGCAGGGTCTCGACGTCGTCGCGGGTGATGCCCTGCGGCGCGTCCGCCCGGCGCTCGCGGTCGAGCCAGGCCGCGAAGCCCGGCACGGGCGAGAGCGTGACGAAGGTCTTCAGCCCCGGGATCTCGCGGGCGAGATCCTCCACAACCTGCTTGATCAGGAAGTTGCCGAAGGTGACGCCGGCGAGCCCCCGCTGGCAGTTCGAGATCGAGTAGAAGATCGCCGTGGTGAACGCGCGCGGGGAGAGCGTCCGGCGCTCCTCGCTCAGGATCGGTGCGATGGCCGGCGCGATCGCGTCGGTGAGCGCCACCTCCACGAAGATCAGCGGCTCGTCCACCAGCGCCGGGTGGAAGAAGGCGAAGCAGCGCCGGTCGGCGGGCTCGATGCGCCGGCGCAGGTCCTCCCAGCCCTGGATCTCGTGCACCGCCTCGTAGCGGATGATCTTCTCCAGGATATGGGCGGGCGTCGTCCAGTCGATGTGGCGCAGCACCAGGAAGCCGCGGTTGAACCACGAGGCGAAGAGGTGCTCGAAATCGGAATCGAGGCTGGCGACGGCGTCGGTCACCTCCGGCGGGCAGGCCGGATCGTCGCCCAGCGCCTTGCGCAGGTCGAACAGGTCCTCGCGCATCCGCACGAGAGCCAGCGTGCCGTCGCGGGCGAGGTTGAGGCGGCGGATCAGCTCCTGGCTGCGCGGCTCCACCGCCGCGTGCAGCGCCCCCAGGCGCGCGCGCGACGGCTCCAGCCGGTAGGCCTCGATCGCCGCGTCGACCGCCGCGTGGTCGGCGTCGAAATCGACGGCGATGCGGCGCAGGAAGTCGTGGCGTTCGGGAGCGGTGAAGCTGGCGTAGCGGTCGAGGATCAGGCGGGCCAGGGCCACGCCGGAGGCCTCGCCGCGGCGGGAGATCAGGTCGTCGCAGAGCTTGACCAGTTCGGCCGCGCTGGCGCGGGCCGCGAGGTCGCCGCGACTGATCCCGATGAGGTCGCGGCCGCGGTCGCTGATCGTCTGGATCAGGTCTCCGAAGAAGGAGCTCGTCGCCATGCCTCGCCCGCTCCCCGACACACCGCCGATACCCCGGTGCGCCTGTTTCTATGGCGAGAGCGCGTCGGCGGCCAGGGGCCGCTCCCGCGACGACCCCGCGCGCCGCGTCAGGTCCGGCCGCCCTCGGCGATCACCGCGCGGTCGGCGCGCTCGCGCCAGTCGCCGATGCCGTGCTGGCGGGCGAAGCGCAGCTCCGCGGCCCGCAAGGCCCGCTCCGGATCGCGCGCGCGCTGGATGCCGACCGAGCCGACGGTGAAGGGGACGCCCAGAATCTCCCTGGCGAAATCGATACGGTAGTTCGACACGCGGAACTCCCTGATCGTGTTGCGGTTGCATCGTCATCCGGCCGAATCGGCCGGGGAGATGGCTAGGATCACCGTCATACAAAACGATGATTCGTCCGCCGCCAAGTGTGACGGGCGGCCGATCCCGTGCGTGCGGGCGCGATTCAGCGCTTTTTCGCCGGTCCGGAGCCTCTCCAGAACCCCGATATGGTGGTCCGATCCCCCGGATGAAGGGACTGCGCCATTCCTTCGCGCCCCTGCCCCGCGGGCGGGCCGGTTGTCAGCACGCCCACTCGGGCCTAACCGGCACCTCCGTCCTACCTCAAAAATTCTGCCCTCAGAGCCCCGCGAGGTCCCATGCCCGCCATCCGTTCGCCCCTGGCCCGCGCGGGCGTGCAGGCATGAACGGAGGCCAGGATTCGGCCGGTTCCCTGACCGCGCGGGCGCGGCTCGGCCTCACGCTGATCGCGGGCGGCGCGGTCGCCAACATCTACTACAACCAGCCGCTGCTCGCCCTGCTGACGGCCGAGTTCGGCGACGCGGCGGCCCTCTGGGTGCCGGCGGGCTGCCTTGTCGGCTACGGCCTCGGCATCGTCGGGCTGGTGCCGCTCGGCGACGGGCTGCCGCGCCGCACGCTGATCGTGGGCCAGCTCCTCGCGCTGGCGCTGGCCCTGGTGGCGGCGGGCCTCAGCCCAAACCTGCCCGCGCTGGCGCTCGCGAGCCTCGCGATCGGCATCCTCTCGTCCGCGGCGCAGCAGGCTGTGCCCTTCGCGGCCGAGCTGGCGCCGGACGCCTCGCGGGGCCGCGTGGTGGGCCAGGTGATGACGGGGCTCCTCACCGGCATCCTGCTCGCCCGCACCGCGAGCGGCTTCGTGGGCGCGCATCTCGGCTGGCGGGCGGTGTTCCTGGCGGCGGCCGGCGTGGCGCTCGCGATGGCGGGGATCGCGCGGGCCACCCTGCCGCACACGCCGCAGGCGCGGCGCCTGCGCTACCGCGCCCTGATGCTCTCGATCTTGCATCTCGCCCGCACGCAGCCGGTGCTGCGCCGGGCGAGCCTGTCCCAGGCGCTGCTGTTCGCGAGCTTCAACGCCTTCTGGGTGACGCTGGCGCTCCTCGTCGAGGCGGAGCCCTTCAACCTCACGGCGGCGGGCGCGGGCCTGTTCGGGGTGATCGGCGTGGCGGGCGCGCTGGTGGCGCCGCTCTCTGGCCGCTTCACCGACCGGCGCGGGGCACGGCCCGTCGTGGTGGGCGGCGCCGTGCTGGTGATGGCGGCCTTCGGGGTGCTGTGGGCGGCCGGGCAATGGTCGCTCGCCGCGGTGGCTTTGGGCGTGCTCCTCATCGATATCGGCCTCAACGGCGCGCTCATCGCCAACCAGACCCGGGTCTACGCGCTGGCGCCAGGCGCCCGCGGCCGGCTCAACACGGTGCTGTTCACCGTGATGTTCGTGTTCGGGGCGGCGGGCGCCTTCGCGGGCTCGAAGGCCTTCCTCCTCGGCGGCTGGCCCGCGGTCTGCGCGGTCGGCCTCGGGCTGTCGGGCCTCTCGCTCCTCGTCGCCCTCACCGACCCGCACGGGCGGCTGGCCCGAGGGCTCTGAGCCCTTGTTTTGACGCGCTCTCTTGCGCCGAACCGGCATCCACTTCGGCGGAGAGCGCTCTATCTCTTTGTGGTCGCACGATGATTTCGGATAGCCGGATTCCACTTTTCCGCATCGTGCTCTAGCGCAGCACCCGCGAGAGCCGGCACCACTCGCCCTTGTCGGCCGGCAGGCCGAGGCGGAGCAGGTCCGGCCGGTCGGCGAAGCGCCGCACGTAGATCCCGGCCGCGCCGAGGCGCCCGAACAGGCCCGGCGCGTCCGCGAAGCGCGCGAGCCGGAACAGGCAGGTGCCGCCGACGACCGCGCCGCCCGCCCGCGCCAGCATCCGGTCGAGCCGGGCGGCGTCGGCGGCGCGCGCCGCGGCGGCCTCCGCGCGCCACGCCCGGTCGGCGAGCGCCGCCCGGCCGATCGCCAGCGCCGGCCCCGAGACCGCCCAGGGCCCGAGCGCCGCGGCGATCCCGCGCGCCGTCTCCGGGACCGCCAGCGCGAAGCCGAGGCGCAGCCCCGCGAGCCCGTAGGTCTTGCCGAAGGAGCGCAGCACCACGAGGCTAGGGACGAGCGCGCCCGCGAGGCTCGGGCCCGGTTCGAGGTCGCAGAAGGCCTCGTCCACCACGAGCAGGCCGCCGCGCCGGCCGAGATCCCGCGCCAGCGCCAGGAGGGCGGCGCCCGGCAGCACGCGCCCGTCCGGGTTGTTCGGGTTGACCGCGACGACGACCTCGGCCTCGTCCGCCGCGGCGAGGTCCGGCACGACGGCGACGGCGTGGCCGCCCCGGGCCCAGGCACCCGCGTGCTCGGCGTAGGTCGGCCCGACTACGGCGACGCGGGCGGGCGGGCGCAGGCGCGGCAGGGTCTCGATCAGGATCTGAGTGCCGGGCGCGGGCACGACGTGGTCCGGATCGGGCGCGCCGTAGGCTTCGGCGGCCGCCGCGCGCAGCGCCGCCGCGTCGGCCGCGGCGGGCAGGCGCTGCCACAGGCTGGCATCGAGCGCCGGGCACGGATAGGGAACCGGGTTGATCCCCGTCGAGAGGTCGATCCAGGGCTCGGGCGCCTCCGGGAACAGGGTGCGCGCCGCGCCCAGATCGCCGCCATGCGCCGCCGGCGCGGTCTCGACTCCGCCGGAACCCCGATGTCCTGGACCGAACTCGCTCATCCGCCCGCCACGTTCGGCATCCTGGCCCTGGCGCTGGCGATCGAGGCCGCCGCCGGCTACCCGGACGCGCTCTACAGGGCGCTCGGCCACCCTGTCACCTGGATCGGCCGGCTCATCGCGGCGCTCGACCGGGGGCTGAACCGGGGCGGCTTCGCCCGGCGCCGGTCCATGGGCGTGCTGGCGCTCATCGTTCTGCTCGGCACGGTCGGCGCGGCGGCCCTGGCTCTGACGGCGCTGCTCGCGCTCGCCGGCCCTTATGCCGGCCTCGTCCTGCTCGCCGTCCTCTGCGCGAGCCTGCCGGCGCAGCGCAGCCTGCACGACCATGTCGCGGCCGTCCCGCGCGCCCTGCGGGCGGAGGGTCTGGCCGGCGGGCGGCGCGCCGTGTCGATGATCGTCGGGCGCGACCCCGAGACGCTCGACGAGGCCGCGATCTGCCGGGCCGCGATCGAGAGCCTCGCCGAGAACTTTTCTGACGGGATCGTGGCGCCGGCCGTCTGGATCGGCCTCAGCGGGCTGCCGGGCGGCGCCCTCTACAAGGCGGTCAACACGGCCGACAGCATGATCGGCCACCGTACGCCGCGCCACGAGGCCTTCGGCTGGGCGGCCGCGCGCCTCGACGACCTCGTGAACCTGCCGGCCTCGCGGCTCACCGCCGGGCTGATCGTCGCCGCGGCGGGGATCCACGGCGTCCGCGCCGGTTTCGACGCGGGTGAGAGCCGGCCCTCGCCCGGGCGCGCTCTCGCGGCGGTGCTGCGGGACGCCCGACGACACCGCTCGCCCAATGCCGGCTGGCCCGAGGCGGCGATGGCGGGCGCGCTCGGGCTGGCGCTGGCGGGGCCGCGCGTCTACGGCGGCACCGTGGTGGCGGATGCCTGGATGGGCGACGGCCGGGCCGCGGCCGGCCCGGCGGATATCGAGCGGGCGCTCGCGCTCTACCGCACCGCCTGCCTGCTGCTCTGGGGCCTCGCCGCCGCGGCCGCGGGGCTCGGCTTCCTGCTCTGATCCGATCCCGTCGAGCCCAGGGAAGGCGCCTCCCTCTCCCCGCACGCGGGGGGAGGGGATCCGCTGCAGCGGCGCGCCAGGTCAAAACTCGATCCGCTTGGCCCCGCGAGGGGTTGCTTGCGACCCATTGCAGACCCTGTGAATGTCCGCTCAGCGGCAACTCAATGGGCAGGCACCGCGTGACAAGCGGAGGGGACCTAAACGGGCGTGACGAGTTTGCACACAGCCCGGATCAGCTCCGCCTGGTGCTCAGCGTGTAAGTGAGGCGCCTGCCGTACTCGAACTGCTAGGCCGCGGCCATTGCCCGGTTCACCTTCACCGCATTCACGAGCGCCGAGCGTTTCAGACTGGTCTGCTTGGTCAGATTGCGGATGACCTGAGTGTGGGCCTTGGCGACGGTGTGGTTGAGGGCACGGGATAGGGCGATCGGAGCGTTGGCCCCGAGCACCGCGAGTTGGTTGGCGAAGCGGCCGAGCAAGGCGTCGCCGGTGAAGGTCAGGGCGGACATGCACACCTCAGACTCATCACCTTAGCTAATCAGCGGAACAGGCTCAAGACGTTCTGAGGCACGGCATTGATGATACTCAACGCTTGGATACCGAGCTGCTGCTGGGTCTGCAGCGCCTTCAACTTGGTAGATTCTTCTTCGATGTCTGCGTCAACGAGATTTCCGATCGCGCTCTGCTGAATATCTGAAAGCATCGTGAGCAGCTCAGATTGCCCGGTGATCATCGCTTTGAAGCTCGCCATCCTCGTGATGGAATCTGTGACATTATTTATAATCTTGTCAACGAATTGAATGAATCCATGTATTTGATCTTGAGTGGTATGAGGTGTTACCGCAAGGGCAGTTCCCGGCCCAGCTAAAGAGACATAATTATAGCCAACAACGATGTTTTCGCCTGCAAGATTTTTTCTGAAGCTGCTGGCGACTAATTGTGTAGTGTCGAGGATGCCTTTCGGGGATCTATCTGGCTCTTGGAAACCCTCGTCTCTCGTAGTAGCGCCCGACACGGTGCCATACCCAATATCTATGGCACTATGGCCGGCCGTAGGGGGAGCGATTGTAATATCAATGGCTGAGTGAGGCCCAGAGGCATCGAGGCTGAATGTCAATCCCACATACGGGAATGCGTATGCGGATACATTTATCTCAGCTATGTTTTCGATACCGACGGATTTGCTCTGATATTGTGTTTTAATTTGCTCAGAAATCTCAGATACTATGTCCCAGCGCGAAACATCGGATAGGTTCGTGAAGCCACGAGCAGCCAAAGTCGATCCATTTATTAGAACATCATAAACTACAGCTGGGTACTTGTCCCGAAACGGTCTGATTTCCAGATGTATTTCGGATCCGCCGCTAAAATCGATGCCGTCGCCTTCGTTGGTCACAGTAAAGCTTGATGCTGGTGCGCCAGAAACCTGGAAGGAGACAACGTCTCCTGCCGACAGGTCGGACACGGCGATGTCGACGTAACTCGCCTGCGGATCGCCAAACTGATCAATAGGATGATCTGCTGGCACCCCCGCCACAGGTGCGGCGACGCCGTTTGTATAACTACCGATGATAGTTTTGCTCATATCGCGGACGTACAAGCGCAATGTTCCATCACCTTGCTTGTTCGTGCCAGCGTAGGAGGCTGTAATCTGCGAGCTGAGGCCTGATGAATTTATACTTTGTGCGAGCCTGTATATTTGATCAATTGTTTCGCTGCCGGTGACAAGTGGCGTGTGTGGGACGACAGTGTTGGCGTCAAAAAGGGCCAATGAAGCAATGTCCAGCTTTTCTATCTTCGTTGACAAGGTCCCGTTGTCGCTGCGCGGGGCGCCTAAAACGAAATTGGCATAGCGGGTCCAATTTGGATTGCTGGCGCCAGAATCGACTGATAGCCAATTCTGACCATTCGCGGATGCGGTGTCAGCATTCGTCCGTAGCTTCTGTTGTAAAATTTCGATCTCGCCCTGAAGCTTTGGCCGATCAGTATTCTCGGACATGGCGCTCACAAGGCGCTCACGGATTTCCCCGAGATCGGCCAAGGTTGTTGTGAGGCCAACCGTTGTCACGTCGATACCAGCCGCACCAAGAGCGAGGCTTGATTTGATAGCGCTATTGATACCGCGATCAGACCGCAACGTCGAGGCGATGGCCCAGTAGGCGGCGCCATCAGCGGCCGAACTTATACGTTGGCCAGTCGAGAATCGGTTATTGGTAGTGTCAATCTGACTGTTGATCGAGCGCAAGGTCTGTAGCGCTATCACCGCCGAGCTATTGGTCAGGATGCTGGTCATGAAGCACGCGATCGGCACACATACCCTTCGGACACCCCCGAGGGATAGATTTTAACCACTTAACTTAGAGTTAACCACACATAGCCTGGTTAAGGTTCTAGGCCGGTCGAGACAATGCGAGCCGCAGCCGTAGCGCTGGAGTCCGCTCACCGCCTCAGCAGCCCCTCGCGCGGCCAAGCGGATCGCGTTTTGACCCGCTACGCCGTGCGTGGCGCCGCCGGCTCGATCGCCCTTCCCCGCCGGGCAGCGTCGCGGCGGAGCGCCGAGAGCACCACGAACATCAGGCAGGCCCCGAGCCCGAGGCAGGCCGCGAGAAAATACATCGGCGCGAGGTCGCTGCCGCTGCGGTCGCGGATGAACGGGACCGCGTTCTGCGCGACGAAGCCGCCGAGATTGCCCACCGAGTTGATCGCCGCGATGCCGGCCGCCGCGCTCGCGCCCTTGAGGAAGGTCGGCGGCAGGGACCAGAACACGGGCTGGGCCGAGAACACGCCCGCCGCCGCCACGCACAGGCAGGCGAATTTCAGCGCCGCACCCGGCAGCACGACGCTCAGCACCAGGGCGGCGGCCGCCACGAGCCCCGGCACCACCACGTGCCAGAGCTGATCGCCGGTGCGCGCTGCGCGCCGGGGCACCCACCAGAGCGCGAGGGCCGTGACGATCCAAGGCACGATGTTGATGAAGCCGTTCGTGGTGTTCGAGGCACCGAAGCCCTTCACCACGGTTGGCAGCCAGTAGCTCAGGCCGTAGGCGGCCAGAGGGAAGGCCACGTAGACCGAGGCCAGCATCCAGACCCGCCGGTCGAGCAGCGCCGCGAAGGGGTTATGGTGCTCGACCTGTCCCCCGCTCGCGCGCTCGTGGGCGAGCTGGCGCGAGAGCCAGGCCTTGCCCTCGGGCGGCAGCCAGGGCGCCCGCTCCGGCCCGTCCGGCAGGATCTTCAGCACCACGAATGTGAGGACCAGGGCCGGCAGGCCGGTCGCCACGAAGACCCACTGCCAGCCTTTGAGGCCCAGGAGCCCGTCGAGGTCGAGCAGTGCGCCGCCGATCGCCGCGCCGACCGCGTTGGCGAAGGCGCTGGCGATCATGAACCAGCCGATCATCCGGGCGCGGTGGGATTGCGGGAACCATAGGGTGAGCGCGAACAGCACGCCCGGGAAGAAGCCCGCCTCCGCCACGCCCAGCAGGAAGCGCAGCACGTAGAACATCGTCGTGTTCTGGGTGAAGCCGAGCAGGACCGTGATCAGCCCCCAGGTGAACATGATGCGGGCGAACCAGCGCCGTGCGCCGACCCGCTCCAGGATCACGTTGGCCGGCACCTCGAACAGGAAGTAGCCGAGGAAGAACAGCGAGGCGCCGAGACCGTAGACGCTCTCGCTGAGCCCCAGATCGCCGACCATCTGGAGCTTGGCGTAGGAGATGTTCTGCCGGTCGATATAGGCGATGAGGTACATCAGCCCGAGAAGCGGCATCAGCCGCAGCGTCACCGTGCGGACCGTGTCGTGCGCGAGGCGTGCATCGACCTGAGGCGGCTCGGGGGTGATGTCGGGCCTCATGGCGTCCTCCCGCGTCCGGCTTCCGGTCCGGACTTCAGGTTTAGCCTAGGGCGGTCAATCCTAGCGCGCCAGCGCCAGCAGGCGCCCGAGATCGACATGGGTCTCGAGGTGTTCGGCGAGCCGGTCGAGCGCCACCTCGACGCCGGCCTCGTAGGCGATGCCGCCGGCCTGCGCCCCGAGCCGGGCGAGCCAGGCGGCGCGCTGCCGGTCGTCGGCGAAGAGCCCGTGCAGGTAGGTGCCGCAGACGAGCCCGTCGGCCGAGACCGCCCCGTCGAGGCGCCCGTCGGCGAGCCGCAGCAGCGGGCGGACGGCGTCGGGCCCGGACGTCGCGCCGATATGCATCTCGTAGCCGGTGAACGGCAGGCCGTCCGCGAGGCTGGTGCCGGTGACCGCCTCCAGCCGCTTCTCGGGCGTCATCACGGTCTCGACGTCGAGGAGGCCGAGGCCCGGCACGGTGCGCGGCGCGCCCTCGATGCCGTGCGGGTCGGAGAGCGTGCGCCCGAGCATCTGATAGCCGCCGCAGAGCCCGAGCACCCGGCCGCCCCGGCGCAGATGCGCCCGGAGGTCGATGTCCCAGCCCTCTTCGCGCAGGGCGTCGAGGTCGTCGATCGTGGTCTTGGAGCCGGGCAGCAGCACGAGTGCCGCGTCGCCCGGGATCGGCTCGCCCGAACGCACCAGCACCACCGCGACGCCGGGCTCGGCCCTGAGCGGGTCGAGATCGTCGAAATTGGCGATGCGCGGCAGCACCGGCACGGCGATCTTCACCCCCGCGGCGCCGGGCGCCGAGCCCGCGAGCCCCAGCACGTCCTCGGCGGGCAGGCGCGCGGCGGCGGGCAGGTGCGGGACGAGCCCCAGAGCGTCCCAGCCCGTCCGCTCTGCGATGAGGCGCATGCCGTCGGCGAACAGCGCCGGGTCGCCGCGGAAGCGGTTGACGAGGAAGCCCCGGATCATCGCGGCGTCGGCCGGATCGATCACCGCCTTCGTGCCGACGAGGCTCGCGATCACCCCGCCCCGGTCGATGTCGCCGACGAGGATCACCGGCGTATCGGTGGCGCGGGCAAAGCCCATATTTGCGATGTCGCCGGCCCGCAGGTTCACCTCGGAGGCCGAGCCCGCCCCCTCGACCAGCACGAGGTCGGCCTCCGAGCGCAGCCGCGCGAAGCTGTCGAGCACCGCCCGCATCAGGCGCGGCTTCCAGGCCTGGTAGTCGCGCGCCCTGACGGTCGCGATCATGCGGCCCTGCACCACCACCTGCGAGCCGACCTCGCTCTGGGGCTTCAGCAGCACTGGGTTCATGTGGACGGTGGGGCTGATCCCGGCCGCCCGCGCCTGGAGCGCCTGGGCGCGGCCGATCTCGCCCCCGTCCACTGTCACGGCGGCGTTGTTCGACATGTTCTGCGGCTTGAACGGCCGCACCCGGAGGCCCCGCCGGGAGAAGGCGCGCGCGAGCCCGGCCACGATCAGCGACTTGCCGACGTCGGAGCCGGTGCCCTGGATCATCAGGGCGCGGGTCATGCGCGCACGACCATCAGAACTCGATCCCCTCCTGCGCCTTCACGCCCGACGCGAAATGGTGCTTCACGCTGCCCATCTCGGTGACGAGGTCGGCGGCCTCGATCAGCATCGGCTTGGCGTTGCGGCCGGTGACCACGACGTGCAGGTCCGGCCGCCGAGCCTGGAGGGTTCCCACCACTGCCGCAAGGTCGAGATAGTCGTAGCGGAGCGCGATATTGAGCTCGTCGAGGACGAGCAGGCGGACCGTCGGATCGGCCATCAGCGCCTCGGCCCGCACCCAGGCGTGGCGGCAGGCTGCGATGTCTCGGGCCTTGTCCTGCGTCTCCCAGGTGAAGCCCTCGCCCAGCGTGTGCCAGGCGACCCGTTCGCCGAAGGCCTGGAACGCGTGGCGCTCGCCCGTGTCCCAGCCGCCCTTGATGAACTGCACGCAGGCCACCCGCCAGCCGCGCCCGAGGGCGCGCAGCATCAGCCCGAGCGCTGCGGTCGTCTTGCCCTTGCCGGGGCCGGTATGGACGATGAGCAGGCCCTTCTCGACGGTCTTCCCCGCCACCTCGGCGTCCTGCACGGCCTTGCGCTTGGCCATCTTCTCGCGGTGGCGCTCGGCCTCTGCGTCGTCGCTCACGGCTGACCTCCGGGTTTCGCGTCGGTTTTCACGGTCATGGGCAGGCCCGCCACCATGAAGACGACGCGGTCGGCCTGGGCGGCGAGGCGCTGGTGCAGGCGGCCGGCCTCGTCGCGGAAACGGCGGGCGAGCGCGTTGTCCGGCACGATGCCGAGGCCGACCTCGTTGCCGACGAGCACCACGGGTCCCGCCGCCGCCGCGCAGGCCGCCAGCAGGGCCGCGCCCGCCGCCGTCACGTCGGCCTCGGCGAGGATCAGGTTGGTGAGCCAGAGCGTCAGGCAATCGACCAGCACCGGCCCCGTCGCCTCCGCCACCGCCTCGGGCAGATCCATCGGCGCGTCGCGGGTGATCCAGCCGTCCGGGCGCCGCGCCCGGTGCAGGGCGATCCGCTCGCGCATCTCGTCGTCCCACGCCTGGGCGGTGGCGAGATAGAGCCAGGGCGCCGGCCGCGCCTCGATCAGCGCCTCCGCATAGGCGCTCTTGCCCGAGCGCGCGCCGCCGAGCACCAGGG is from Methylobacterium radiodurans and encodes:
- the cobU gene encoding bifunctional adenosylcobinamide kinase/adenosylcobinamide-phosphate guanylyltransferase is translated as MLQTTSRMTLVLGGARSGKSAYAEALIEARPAPWLYLATAQAWDDEMRERIALHRARRPDGWITRDAPMDLPEAVAEATGPVLVDCLTLWLTNLILAEADVTAAGAALLAACAAAAGPVVLVGNEVGLGIVPDNALARRFRDEAGRLHQRLAAQADRVVFMVAGLPMTVKTDAKPGGQP